The Tolypothrix sp. PCC 7712 region GAATTTCGCTTGTAGATTTCCTTGTAAAAATCAAAGGTAGCACCAGCAGCATCATAGGCTTCATTGACGGCGGGGTCTTGAGTAGGAGGATTGCCCTCACCACGTACCAGTTTGCCAGGCAGTTCTATACCATTATTGGCATCATAAATCGTCCGGCGCTTCTCTCCAGTTGATTTAGCCGAAGGAATTAAGCTTAAGACATCACGTTGTCCGCGAATCCGGGCGGAACGGGTTAAGCTTTGAAACGCCCAGTCACTCTGTTGAGTATCACCACGTTTGGCTATCTCCTTCAACATATGTGGTGGGACAACAAAGCAAATCGGACAAAATTGGTTATTGGCGTGACAAACCTGAGATTTAGCCGCTCTTTTACCTTGACGATGCATAGTTTTACTCCTGAATCACAGAAGTGGCGATCGCATTTCCATTCAATTTGCGATCGCCACTGTCCTTAGATCCAGACAAATTTGCTCAAATTTCGAGGTTTTGTCACAAAAATTCACTCATGAAATTGCTTCCACCCTCTTCATTCGTCCCCAGATAGTAAAGCCAATCAGGAGGATGACACTTAAGGTTGTAGCTAGCATTTGCACCAAGGACAAATGCTGCATTCTCATCGCCAACAAATTAAAAACTAAGCTAATTGACCACAGGGTAAACGCAGCACGGCGTTGAGAGAATCCCCAAGCTAGCAAGCGGTGATGAAGATGGTCTTTTCCTGGCGTACTCATGGGGTTTTTACCCGCCATCAGCCTTCGCACAATTACTTGTGTTGTATCCAGTACTGGAAGTAGCAAAAATAATACTGTTGGTACAAGTGCAAATACGGTAGTTACTTGCAATTTTCCTAAAATACTAGTCGCCGCTAGTACATAGCCAAAAAAGTAGGCTCCAGCATCACCCATAATAATTCTGGAGGGGTGGAAGTTATGGCGCAAAAAGCCCAAAGCTGCGCCTCCCAATGCTGCTAGGACTAAGGTTGCGGCTGCTTTTTGGGAAATTTGAGCAGAAACCGCCAATAGGCTCATCGCAGTGATAAAACTCACTCCTCCAGCTAAACCATCCATACCATCCATCAAGTTGATAGCATTGGTAATACCTACTACCCAAAATACTGTCAGTGATAGGGAAAGGAGATAATCAATGGGTGTGCCAAAAGTAACTTCGATTCTAATACCGTTAGCAACTAGTAACAGCGCCGTGAGAATTTGAGTGAACATCCGCACAGAGGGAGGTAAGCCAAATTGATCATCAATAAAGCCAACCAGAACTAAGATTGTTCCTCCCAAAAGGATAGTTAAAACCTGAGCTAATACACCTTGCAATTCAATCGGTCGTAAAAGGGTAGCTAATACCAGTGCAGCAATCACACCTGTGTAAATAGCCAATCCCCCTGCATTTGGCAAAGGTTCTCGGTTCAGTCGTCGTGCGTTTGGTTGATCGGCCCAACCCACCCGCAAAGCAAATTTACGTACTGTCGGCATTAAACGCCAGGTTACTAACCAAGCCAAAATAAACGTAAACATTACAGCCAACCAGCCGGTGCCGCTTGGTTCGGCAATACCCAGGGATTTCAGGGAGTTATATAGATTCATCTCCCAATCCAACCATTACTGCTAATATTCAACATAAGCATCAACTGTATCTTAATCAATAAAAGTTAAGGTTAAGGTCATTTGTTATTTGTCATTTGTCATTTGTCATTTGTTATTTGTCATTTGTCATTTGTCATTGGGTAATTGGTATTTGTCCTTGTCCCTTGATCACTCTTTTTCCCAGTCCCCAATCCCCAATCCCCAGTCCCCAATCCCCAATCTCCAATCCCCAATCTTCGTCATAGTATTAGCACTCTGGCGCTGTGAGTGCTAAATTGTCTAATGGAAGCGCTTGAGAAATAAAACATGGCGAAGATTATTGCATTTGATGAGGAATCGCGGCGGGCCCTAGAACGGGGTGTGAACGCTCTTGCTGATGCTGTAAAAATCACCCTAGGGCCAAAAGGCCGGAACGTTCTTTTAGAAAAAAAATTTGGTGCCCCCCAAATTGTCAACGATGGTATCACTGTTGCCAAAGAAATTGAATTAGAAGATCCATTAGAAAATACAGGTGCGAGACTCATCCAAGAAGTAGCA contains the following coding sequences:
- a CDS encoding MraY family glycosyltransferase; amino-acid sequence: MNLYNSLKSLGIAEPSGTGWLAVMFTFILAWLVTWRLMPTVRKFALRVGWADQPNARRLNREPLPNAGGLAIYTGVIAALVLATLLRPIELQGVLAQVLTILLGGTILVLVGFIDDQFGLPPSVRMFTQILTALLLVANGIRIEVTFGTPIDYLLSLSLTVFWVVGITNAINLMDGMDGLAGGVSFITAMSLLAVSAQISQKAAATLVLAALGGAALGFLRHNFHPSRIIMGDAGAYFFGYVLAATSILGKLQVTTVFALVPTVLFLLLPVLDTTQVIVRRLMAGKNPMSTPGKDHLHHRLLAWGFSQRRAAFTLWSISLVFNLLAMRMQHLSLVQMLATTLSVILLIGFTIWGRMKRVEAIS